CCAACGGCATCCGGGAAGACCCTTTGCTACAACCTGCCAGTGGTCAATAGCGTTCTTGAAGACCCCTCATCCAGAGCGCTTTACCTATTCCCCACCAAGGCGCTTTCCCAGGACCAGGCCGCAGCGCTCCTTTTCCTCAATGAGAACCTAGGTGCAGCCATCAAGAGCCACACCTATGATGGGGACACCCCAGGTTCTGCCCGGCGTTCCATCCGCGAGGCTGGCCACATAGTGATAACCAATCCCGACATGCTCCACTCCGGGATCCTCCCCCACCACACCAAGTGGATGAGGCTCTTCGAAAACCTCCGCTACATCGTGGTTGACGAGGTGCACAACTACCGGGGTGTGTTCGGAAGCCATGTCGCAAATGTGTTCCGGCGGCTGAAACGGGTTTGCCGTTTCTACGGGTCAAATCCTGTGTGGATAGCCTGCTCAGCCACTATAGCAAACCCACTGGAACTGGCGGAACGCCTCACGGGTGAGACCTTCCAGCTGGTGGGCACGAGTGGCGCGCCCACCTCAGAGAGACACGTCATCCTCTACAACCCGCCGGTGGTCAACCGGGAACTGGGCATCAGGCGGAGCTCGCTCCTTGAGGCCAGGGATCTGGCCCTGCGTTTCCTCAGTGAAGGCGTCAAGACCATCGTGTTCGCCCGGAGCCGGCTCGCCGTGGAGGTGCTCCTCTCCTACCTGAAGGAGGCCACCCGGAACACCATCGGGGAAAGCAACCGGGTGAGGGGCTACAGGGGGGGCTACCTTCCTGGCGAACGCCGCGCCATCGAGAAGGGGCTCCGGGAGGGCTCCATCCACGGGGTGGTAAGCACCAACGCACTGGAGCTGGGGGTTGACATAGGGGAGCTGGAGGCCAGCATAATGGTGGGCTACCCAGGCACTGTGGCAAGCCTCTGGCAGCAGGCCGGCAGGGCGGGGCGGAGGGTGGGTGTCTCCGCGGCGGTCCTTGTTGCCTCTTCATCACCGCTGGACCAGTACCTGGTGGACAACCCAGACTACCTCCTGGACAGGTCCCCCGAGCACGGCCTCATTAACCCGGACAACCTCTACATTCTTACCGCCCACCTCAAGTGCGCAGCCTTTGAGATTCCCTTCGAGGCCCGGGAGGAGTTCGGTCCTGGCACACGGGAAATCCTTGATTACCTTGCTGAGAAAGAGGTGCTCTATCCC
The Bacillota bacterium DNA segment above includes these coding regions:
- a CDS encoding DEAD/DEAH box helicase; translation: MDVLAQMEKNPRFSRCVSSWKTIPPSDGDYREIPPVLHPKIREGLASQGITRLYSHQAEAIEAVTSGRNVAVITPTASGKTLCYNLPVVNSVLEDPSSRALYLFPTKALSQDQAAALLFLNENLGAAIKSHTYDGDTPGSARRSIREAGHIVITNPDMLHSGILPHHTKWMRLFENLRYIVVDEVHNYRGVFGSHVANVFRRLKRVCRFYGSNPVWIACSATIANPLELAERLTGETFQLVGTSGAPTSERHVILYNPPVVNRELGIRRSSLLEARDLALRFLSEGVKTIVFARSRLAVEVLLSYLKEATRNTIGESNRVRGYRGGYLPGERRAIEKGLREGSIHGVVSTNALELGVDIGELEASIMVGYPGTVASLWQQAGRAGRRVGVSAAVLVASSSPLDQYLVDNPDYLLDRSPEHGLINPDNLYILTAHLKCAAFEIPFEAREEFGPGTREILDYLAEKEVLYPSQDRYYWAKESYPAEDISLRTVSSENFVIVDTTQTGKPRVVGEVDLFSAPLLIHEGAIYIHEGRQHHVDRLDFQEQKAYVRQVDVDYYTDANLAVDLRVLQVNASSGGEPAIPSWGEVLVSALATMYKKIKFGTHENVGSGPISLPETQMHTEAYWFSLSPSLVQGWSADETQRALMGMANLVGHVAPLFLMCDPRDIGVVPQVKSPFTGRPTVYVYDRHPAGVGLSEKMYQIHTSLLHAAREMLASCQCPTGCPSCVGPSMEQGRNTKALTRAVLDRALEVTGSQTQGTP